A genomic segment from Rhodothermales bacterium encodes:
- a CDS encoding osmotically inducible protein OsmC: MSLPMSYRTEYRWTGNGVEGEEKMPGYPPVAVGSPNGGKNLDPEHLFVAAAEVCLANTFFFFAEKTRLDVKSYRSTSDAALEPAPGGGFRFKEIVIKPVIEVSAESADRANQMIDRAHRYCLVSRSMSCPVRVEPDITPGS, encoded by the coding sequence ATGAGTCTACCGATGAGCTATCGCACCGAATACCGGTGGACCGGAAACGGCGTTGAAGGTGAGGAAAAGATGCCCGGATACCCTCCGGTTGCGGTCGGGAGTCCGAACGGAGGAAAGAATCTTGATCCGGAGCATCTGTTCGTCGCGGCTGCCGAGGTCTGTCTTGCCAATACGTTCTTCTTCTTCGCCGAGAAGACGCGACTGGATGTGAAGTCTTACAGATCGACTTCTGATGCAGCGCTTGAGCCGGCACCCGGGGGCGGGTTTCGGTTCAAGGAGATTGTCATCAAACCGGTGATCGAGGTCAGCGCGGAATCCGCCGATCGCGCCAATCAGATGATCGATCGTGCCCACCGATACTGCCTCGTGTCCCGATCCATGAGCTGCCCTGTCCGGGTCGAGCCTGACATCACGCCTGGTTCCTGA